One genomic region from Nostoc sphaeroides encodes:
- a CDS encoding DUF3038 domain-containing protein has product MLKVMHSAANSATPNSQWEDLIKLPAPNTVQWDNIKTQLDLVLLALETLTGIGSEAMLSAATDLNLESRVPDRVALWRLRQSNPLRKGQGGRKKLDIEEARSLVLIICYLAKQHQELIRRAVGLLEQMAENNREPHQAALLGDYIDAFCNTYQERMEEDEQISTDLLTNLALKLLVELLFYSAPGGHRRLWLALLDRSTKF; this is encoded by the coding sequence ATGCTAAAAGTTATGCACTCGGCCGCCAACTCAGCCACTCCGAATTCCCAGTGGGAGGATTTAATCAAGCTTCCAGCCCCAAACACAGTTCAATGGGACAATATCAAAACCCAATTAGACTTGGTGCTGCTGGCGCTAGAAACCTTAACTGGCATTGGTTCAGAGGCTATGCTTTCGGCGGCAACTGATCTGAATTTAGAGTCAAGAGTGCCAGACCGCGTAGCTTTATGGCGACTGCGCCAATCAAATCCCCTACGCAAAGGTCAAGGAGGGCGAAAAAAGCTAGATATCGAAGAAGCGCGATCGCTTGTTCTGATCATCTGCTACCTAGCCAAACAGCACCAGGAATTGATTCGCCGCGCTGTCGGTCTGTTAGAACAAATGGCAGAAAATAACCGGGAACCTCACCAGGCTGCTTTACTTGGAGATTATATTGATGCTTTTTGCAACACTTACCAAGAGCGGATGGAAGAGGACGAGCAAATCTCAACGGATTTACTTACCAACCTGGCCTTAAAACTGCTTGTAGAGTTACTTTTTTACAGTGCTCCTGGTGGGCATCGCCGTCTTTGGCTAGCACTTTTAGACCGTTCAACAAAATTTTAA
- a CDS encoding Uma2 family endonuclease: MVLLELNQLIVRAGHQLLIKNVSWSAYKRILAELGDNRSSRIGYSQGMLEIMAPLPEHEVAKVIIGDLVKVLLEELDLEFWSLGSTTFDKESMDAGVEPDDCFYIQNEARVRGKDRINLETDPPPDLAIEIDITSRTRFNNYQDLRVPELWRWNGRKLEINVLFNGKYLESNTSSIFPNLPIQQVIPEYLVLSKTNGRNTTMKGFRAWIRQKMSSPI; encoded by the coding sequence ATGGTATTACTTGAACTCAATCAACTAATTGTTAGAGCCGGTCATCAGTTGTTGATTAAAAATGTCTCATGGTCGGCATACAAACGCATTTTAGCAGAATTAGGAGACAATCGCAGTTCTCGGATAGGTTACAGTCAAGGGATGCTGGAAATAATGGCTCCATTACCAGAGCATGAAGTAGCTAAAGTTATTATTGGGGACTTGGTAAAAGTTTTATTAGAAGAACTCGATTTGGAATTTTGGAGTTTAGGTTCTACAACTTTTGATAAGGAAAGTATGGATGCTGGGGTAGAACCCGATGATTGTTTTTATATCCAAAATGAAGCTAGAGTTAGGGGCAAAGATAGGATCAATTTAGAAACTGACCCGCCTCCAGATTTGGCTATTGAAATTGATATTACCTCCCGCACTCGTTTCAATAATTATCAAGATTTGAGAGTACCGGAACTGTGGCGATGGAATGGAAGAAAACTGGAAATAAACGTGCTGTTCAATGGTAAATATCTAGAATCAAATACCAGTTCTATTTTCCCTAATTTACCAATTCAGCAAGTAATTCCCGAATATTTGGTACTAAGTAAAACCAATGGCAGAAATACGACAATGAAAGGATTTCGTGCGTGGATAAGGCAGAAAATGAGTAGCCCGATTTAG
- a CDS encoding DUF2997 domain-containing protein, giving the protein METLEFIIYPDGRVQEKVTGIVGASCAEVTAAIEAQLGQVLNHEPTSEYFAAKVQQSNVANTHTTYSDW; this is encoded by the coding sequence ATGGAGACATTAGAGTTCATAATCTATCCAGACGGTCGGGTACAAGAAAAAGTCACTGGCATTGTGGGTGCTTCTTGCGCTGAGGTTACAGCAGCAATAGAGGCCCAGCTGGGGCAAGTACTTAATCATGAGCCAACCTCAGAATATTTCGCCGCCAAGGTGCAGCAATCTAATGTGGCGAATACACACACCACTTACAGCGATTGGTAA
- a CDS encoding DUF5615 family PIN-like protein produces the protein MRILLDECVPRPLKRELKDYEIRTVVEMGWSGKKNGELLQLMKQQSFTILLTTDQNLRYQQNLEQAGVAVIVLIASKNRLPDLMPLIPEARKVLNAIVPGEVMEIRLF, from the coding sequence ATGCGAATTCTGCTTGATGAATGTGTTCCCCGTCCTCTCAAACGTGAACTCAAAGATTACGAAATACGCACAGTTGTCGAGATGGGATGGTCAGGGAAAAAGAATGGTGAACTTTTACAACTGATGAAACAACAAAGTTTCACCATTCTACTTACTACAGATCAGAATTTGCGATACCAGCAAAACTTAGAACAAGCAGGAGTTGCGGTTATTGTGCTAATTGCATCCAAAAATCGTCTTCCTGATTTAATGCCGCTTATACCAGAAGCACGAAAAGTTCTAAATGCCATCGTTCCAGGTGAGGTCATGGAAATAAGACTTTTCTAA
- a CDS encoding DUF433 domain-containing protein, which translates to MVPTSRIVHSDPDILGGTTVFVGTRVPIKTLLDYLEAGDSLNEFLDHFPSVSREQAIAALELAKEMLTAYANSA; encoded by the coding sequence ATGGTACCAACATCGCGTATTGTTCATAGTGACCCCGATATATTAGGGGGAACTACTGTCTTTGTTGGAACTCGCGTACCAATTAAGACCTTGCTTGATTATTTAGAAGCAGGTGATTCGTTAAATGAGTTTTTAGATCATTTTCCCAGTGTTAGCCGTGAGCAAGCGATCGCAGCACTGGAATTAGCAAAAGAAATGCTGACTGCTTATGCGAATTCTGCTTGA
- a CDS encoding DUF4335 domain-containing protein encodes MPLSNSVIRCYTPPTCTLEIFAQSSPLSRWMGKTVLKHLSFELRFDDPRLPEENRVPIRGDRDQLEALCDAVTSYVQQFLQQSPENFCVSFSDTQESSTVLGEPELKSSTKTLNSFTTQIPGANIRLEPSSHLTHNLFLGSLANHSSGPVIKLSLLQLFDLASALDEYSTDVMALPTLNSPSTLRFPAWAPVAAVLVLGVGLLPVTWQYANNLREKQQQTAKTADPAALKTALETSPSLNFPTPQPGLTAPSDNLLGSTPPLSTSTLPQAPLTAPSSSFSTPPPNALTIPQGKTSTLSTNGAIASSSKIPGQEIAILPNLAQNPTGSSTQPTTLPKLRDLPPRLSSNTSSLPTNISPVVPPSLGTIPNSGNTPTQPSPLTSQQLEERINSLQPPSPGEKPASQLSSSRTADNNPFIDQLGNERQSPKSTQVATGTLFDTPQVAEAREYLTKRWQPPTGLGQTLEYSLIVSVDGTIERIIPLNKSARDFVDSAGMPEVGKPFVSANKRGQNVKIRVVLTPDGKVQTFPDE; translated from the coding sequence ATGCCTCTATCAAATTCTGTCATTCGTTGCTACACACCGCCGACTTGCACGCTAGAAATATTCGCGCAAAGCTCACCTCTATCGCGTTGGATGGGGAAAACTGTCCTCAAACACCTAAGCTTTGAGCTTCGTTTTGATGATCCCCGGCTACCAGAAGAAAACAGAGTTCCAATTCGGGGCGATCGCGATCAACTCGAAGCTTTATGTGATGCAGTCACAAGCTATGTACAGCAATTCCTCCAACAGTCTCCAGAAAACTTTTGCGTTAGCTTCTCGGATACCCAGGAGTCAAGCACAGTATTAGGTGAGCCGGAATTAAAGTCCTCTACAAAAACATTAAATTCCTTTACTACCCAGATTCCTGGGGCAAATATCCGCTTAGAACCAAGCAGCCATTTAACTCACAACTTATTTCTCGGTTCTCTCGCCAACCACTCATCGGGCCCCGTAATTAAACTCAGTCTGCTGCAACTATTCGATTTGGCCAGTGCTTTAGATGAATATTCAACTGATGTCATGGCACTCCCAACTCTCAACAGCCCTTCGACTCTGAGGTTCCCTGCTTGGGCACCTGTTGCCGCAGTATTAGTATTAGGTGTAGGTTTATTACCAGTTACTTGGCAATATGCTAACAACCTTAGGGAAAAGCAGCAGCAGACAGCCAAAACAGCAGATCCAGCAGCCCTAAAGACTGCTTTAGAAACTTCACCCTCACTAAACTTTCCCACGCCTCAACCTGGCCTAACCGCTCCATCAGATAATTTGCTAGGTTCCACCCCTCCACTTTCCACATCCACTTTACCCCAAGCACCTCTAACAGCCCCTAGTTCTAGTTTTTCTACACCGCCACCAAATGCACTGACAATACCTCAGGGCAAGACTTCAACCCTTTCTACGAATGGAGCGATCGCATCATCTAGCAAAATCCCAGGTCAGGAAATTGCCATATTACCAAATCTTGCACAGAACCCTACAGGGTCAAGTACCCAACCTACTACTCTCCCGAAGCTGCGGGATTTGCCACCCAGGCTATCTTCTAACACAAGCAGCTTACCAACTAATATCTCACCAGTCGTCCCCCCGTCTCTTGGGACTATACCCAATAGTGGCAATACTCCTACTCAACCCTCCCCACTAACCTCACAACAGTTAGAGGAAAGAATCAATTCCCTACAGCCACCTTCTCCAGGAGAGAAACCTGCTTCACAACTTTCCTCCTCTAGAACTGCGGATAATAATCCCTTTATCGATCAATTAGGGAACGAACGCCAAAGCCCCAAATCTACACAAGTGGCTACAGGGACATTATTTGATACACCTCAAGTAGCAGAAGCTAGAGAATACTTAACAAAGCGTTGGCAACCACCTACTGGACTAGGACAAACATTAGAGTACAGTTTGATTGTCAGTGTTGACGGCACAATTGAACGAATTATTCCTCTCAATAAGTCAGCAAGAGACTTTGTTGATAGCGCTGGAATGCCTGAAGTTGGAAAACCTTTTGTTTCCGCCAATAAACGCGGACAAAATGTCAAAATTCGAGTTGTTCTTACTCCTGATGGCAAGGTACAGACTTTTCCAGATGAATAA
- a CDS encoding ferredoxin — protein sequence MADFLPSPEEQEDNRSGLEPELGGFLRDDPERSGLEPELGGLLRQNGVYVDEITCIGCKHCAHVARNTFYIEPDYGRSRVVRQDGDAEEIIQEAIDTCPVDCIHWVDYTELTKLEQERKYQVIPVVGYPVEHAVAASERRRKKQKLKTKKSRY from the coding sequence ATGGCTGATTTTCTGCCGTCGCCGGAAGAACAAGAAGACAATCGTTCGGGTTTGGAACCAGAATTAGGGGGTTTTTTACGGGATGACCCAGAACGTTCTGGTTTAGAACCGGAATTAGGTGGTTTGCTGCGCCAAAATGGTGTTTATGTTGACGAAATTACCTGTATTGGTTGCAAGCATTGCGCTCATGTTGCACGTAACACCTTTTACATTGAACCAGATTACGGGCGATCGCGCGTGGTTCGGCAAGATGGGGATGCTGAGGAAATTATTCAAGAAGCAATTGACACTTGTCCAGTTGATTGCATTCATTGGGTTGATTACACTGAACTGACAAAATTAGAACAAGAACGCAAATATCAGGTAATTCCTGTAGTCGGTTATCCGGTGGAACATGCAGTTGCTGCTAGCGAACGTCGGCGTAAAAAGCAAAAGTTAAAAACCAAAAAATCCCGTTATTAA
- a CDS encoding AbrB/MazE/SpoVT family DNA-binding domain-containing protein encodes MGTAIRTRIVKIGNSQGIRIPKLLLEQSGIGEEVEIEIQDCHLIIRAASQSRKGWEEAFATMAKQHDDALLDDAVTTEWEHREWEW; translated from the coding sequence ATGGGAACAGCAATTAGAACCCGTATTGTTAAAATCGGGAACTCTCAAGGTATCCGCATTCCTAAACTTCTACTGGAACAAAGTGGTATTGGTGAAGAGGTGGAAATTGAAATTCAAGATTGTCACCTAATTATCCGTGCTGCCTCTCAATCGCGTAAGGGGTGGGAGGAAGCATTTGCAACAATGGCGAAGCAACACGACGATGCACTGCTCGATGATGCCGTAACTACAGAGTGGGAGCATCGAGAGTGGGAGTGGTAG
- a CDS encoding YiaA/YiaB family inner membrane protein: protein MQTIGTQKDSPAWVIQTWAAFVISISMTTFGIVNLPVNGWVKGFMGMGMAFSVGSTFTLAKTTRDLHENRRLTARLDEAKVEKLLSQHDPLNFK, encoded by the coding sequence ATGCAAACAATTGGTACTCAAAAAGACAGTCCAGCTTGGGTTATTCAAACTTGGGCAGCTTTTGTGATTTCTATTTCTATGACCACCTTCGGCATTGTAAACTTACCTGTAAATGGCTGGGTGAAAGGCTTTATGGGTATGGGTATGGCTTTCTCTGTTGGCTCAACTTTTACTTTGGCTAAAACTACTAGAGACTTGCATGAAAATAGAAGATTAACCGCTAGGTTAGACGAGGCAAAAGTAGAAAAATTGCTTTCACAACACGATCCTCTAAATTTTAAATGA
- a CDS encoding type II toxin-antitoxin system PemK/MazF family toxin, producing MVVNRFDVFLVNLDPTMGSEIQKTRPCVVISPDEMNKYITTVIVAPMTTKGQSYPTRVACQFQGNDGQIVLDQIRTVDKTRLVKKLGQIDSDEQKAVLDTLAEMFAE from the coding sequence GTGGTAGTGAATCGATTTGATGTGTTTTTGGTTAATCTCGACCCGACGATGGGTAGTGAGATTCAAAAGACAAGACCCTGTGTAGTAATTTCACCAGATGAGATGAACAAATATATTACCACGGTCATTGTTGCTCCGATGACAACTAAGGGACAGTCTTATCCGACTCGTGTTGCTTGTCAGTTTCAGGGCAATGATGGGCAAATTGTTCTGGATCAAATTCGTACAGTTGATAAAACTCGACTAGTCAAAAAGCTAGGTCAGATTGACTCTGATGAACAAAAAGCAGTTTTAGATACCTTGGCTGAAATGTTTGCTGAATAG
- a CDS encoding DUF1257 domain-containing protein, with protein sequence MSHFSQIKTQIRNLDSLKDALTELGIDWKPGPREVRGYRGQTHPAEVSIEQENGYDIGFRWNGKEYELVADLQYWQQNQSVDGFLRQVTQRYAYQTVVKETARVGFQVSEQQKNEDGSIRLVVQRWSA encoded by the coding sequence ATGTCACACTTTAGCCAAATTAAGACTCAAATCCGTAACCTTGATTCTTTGAAAGATGCTCTGACTGAATTGGGCATAGACTGGAAACCCGGGCCACGGGAAGTGCGTGGCTATCGCGGTCAAACCCATCCTGCGGAAGTTAGTATTGAGCAGGAAAATGGCTATGACATCGGTTTTAGATGGAATGGCAAAGAATATGAATTGGTGGCTGACTTGCAATATTGGCAGCAAAACCAGTCTGTGGACGGATTCTTACGCCAGGTAACCCAGCGCTATGCTTATCAAACAGTTGTGAAAGAAACCGCTCGTGTTGGTTTTCAAGTCTCTGAACAACAAAAAAATGAAGATGGTTCAATTCGCCTGGTAGTACAGCGCTGGAGTGCGTAA